A single Elaeis guineensis isolate ETL-2024a chromosome 15, EG11, whole genome shotgun sequence DNA region contains:
- the LOC105035362 gene encoding cytokinin riboside 5'-monophosphate phosphoribohydrolase LOG8 has product MEARQQVAVESENRSKFRRICVFCGSRSGNRTTFSDATLDLGKQLVERKIDLIYGGGSVGLMGLISQTVYNGGCHVLGIIPKALQPHEISGETIGEVKTVADMHERKSEMAKHADAFIALPGGYGTMEELLEIVAWSQLGIHDKPVGLLNVDGYYNSLLALFDKGVEEGFIEESARNIVVSAESAEELIRKMEVNEGGQRKGNTSLKRKRSC; this is encoded by the exons ATGGAAGCAAGACAACAGGTGGCAGTCGAAAGTGAGAATAGAAGTAAGTTTAGAAGGATATGTGTCTTCTGCGGTAGTAGGTCAGGGAACAGGACTACATTCAGTGATGCAACTCTTGACCTTGGGAAGCAACTG GTTGAGAGAAAAATAGACCTCATTTATGGTGGTGGAAGCGTAGGTCTGATGGGCCTGATATCTCAGACTGTTTACAATGGTGGATGTCATGTTCTTGG AATCATTCCTAAAGCTCTCCAGCCACATGAG ATATCAGGAGAGACCATTGGGGAGGTGAAGACAGTAGCAGACATGCATGAGAGGAAGTCAGAAATGGCTAAACATGCTGATGCCTTTATTGCCCTTCCAG GTGGTTATGGAACCATGGAGGAACTTTTAGAAATAGTAGCATGGTCTCAGCTTGGAATCCATGATAAACCA GTGGGGTTGCTGAATGTGGATGGGTACTACAACAGTTTGCTTGCACTGTTTGACAAAGGGGTGGAGGAAGGCTTCATAGAGGAGTCAGCAAGAAATATTGTGGTTTCAGCAGAGAGCGCAGAGGAGCTGATCAGGAAAATGGAGGTAAATGAGGGAGGGCAAAGGAAGGGAAACACAAGCCTAAAGAGGAAGCGGAGCTGCTAG